CGTGTCTTCAAACACTTCCCCAAGTATTGCTGAAACTTTATTCCAATCCAGGCGGTCAAGTCCACATCCAATCCTGGAAAATGAAACATCAAAACAGCTGTAATGGCCTCTTTTGGAGCAGGCGATGAACAACTAACCCAGCTACAGTTTTATGAGGCACTAACTCAGCTCACCATAAATCAACATAATGcagttaaaataaagaaacaaccAAGCCTGTATTTTGCTACCATTTAGACACTGggaaatgcaaattaatttgCACAATAGAAGAGTTGAACAGAAGTGGATACTTGAACTCTTTATTTCCCAGCAGGGGATCATCTCTCAAACACCCTTCTACGCAAAAACAGTGAAGCATTTACACTGCAGTAACTGATTTTCTTACCTAGGCATGGAAATGTCAGTAACTCCATTGTTTAGACAGTGAGCTTTCATGGCTTCTAAACTCTTTCGCATGTTCTCGTATGTTGGTTTGTGAGAAACTTTCTTCTTTGTAAtctaagtaaaaatgtaaaaggtCAGTTGTGCCTTTGGCATGATCACtgcaaactattttcttttttaaaaaaaacacattccACTACGCTCTGAAACTCCACATCCAGACTTCCTACTGTAAAGAGAAAGAAACCTGGAAAAATAACTATAATTCACATCTTAAAATAGTGTAATTTAGCAGCTAATTCTGTCcattaaaagtttaaatatgCATACACAAGACAGCTTTGCTTCTCCTCAACTAGCAATATTTGAGTAATACATCGCACACCTGTTATTTAGGAGAACATACTCAAAAAATCCCACAACTGTTAAAGTCCTCTTCATCATATCTAATACAGTTTAGTTACAGGGAAGGACCCAAGTAATGTTCTGCTCTTACCAGGTAGTAAATGTATCGGTCCTCTCTTTGGAGGACTGCAACCTCCCCAGtcttcttttctaaaataaagaaattaagaaggtattttaaaaaacagttacaTTCACTAGATAATTCCCCCTGCACCCCAAGTAGCTTGGAATACCCTTACTGCTGGAAATCAAGGTTTTCCCTTCAGCTCCTGCATGTCCACCCCACGTGTATCACTCACGTTGATCCAACAGCTCTTGTACGCCTCcaaactttttcttaaaaagaacaGCTATGCCTGCACCCATGCGACAGTCCTCGCTGATGCAATGAGCCAATGCGTCCGTCTGGGGGCACGAGAAAAGGTCCCCCTTAACACACTTGATCTGAAAACAACACAAACAGAAAGTTAAATAAAAGTATGTTAAGAATGCAGACTCAGGTGACAGAATACTCATAACAGAGAATCTGGCACACCTGTACAGCGAAGAGTGTTAAGGTATTGAGTTTAAGATGCAGTTCACAAGTAAATGAGTTGGCATGAGTTACAAGCCCAACATACAGATAGCTTATCTTCTCTACAAGAGTACCACGTGCCAGCTCAGCAGTTAATTTTACAAAATCAATGCTTGAAAAGGAGAATTATGTAACAAACACTACACCTGAATTAGTTCACACCTTAAGCGTACTATCAGTGTGTCAATCTTGAATATCCCAACATTTAATTATGCAGGTAAACTCTGTGCTGTTTACAATACCTGCATCACAGACACATGCATAAAACCCACAAGAAAATCAGCATTATCAGCAGCTTTGTTCCAAAAAACTACATGGTACAACCCAGCTGCCATGTTGTTAGGTCTCTAGTAACAGGAAGGCCTCTGTAGAGAGACATGCATCACAGCAGTAGCCCACACAACCCATTTTCTACGCACTCTCTCCTCCTGATCCTTGGAGAAGTGGGTGGCCATGGTAACGTGAGCTATGGTGAAGACTCCTGCAGCTGAAAagatgacagagagaaaaaagttaTTAGAACTCCAAGCTATGCAATAAGCTGGTGTGCCAGAAGATGCAAGGGTAAGCCTGCTTTATACATGGGACAACTGGGACCATCAATACACCCCTTGAAAACAGCAAAGGAGGGGGCCAGTACCCCGGTTAGTGCGGTGCACGCTCTCccgctgcagccccacagcccatGAGGTGCAAGGAGGCCCCAGGCCAAGGTTCACCACACAACTAGCACCCACGGGCCAAGCCACCCCGTCCCTTCAGGGAACCCTTCAGCAGGCCAGacccgcgggcacggcgcggagAACGATCCGCCGGGCCGAGGCTGGCGCCCCGAAGCCCCTCCCCAGCGCTCCCCACATCAATCAACCccagcctgctcctgctcccccgCGGCGGCCTGTGCGTCACGTCAAAAtggccgccgccaccgcccgctTACTCGCCTCTCTAGGCAGGCGGGAGGACCGCCCTCTCTATGATACCCACCGAGAACATTCTGAAGGCCAACCTACCGCCGCCACGGCGCATGCGCAAGGCGCCCAGAGGCAGAGCCTCGATGAGGCGAGGAAGGGGGTGGAGCCTCAGCCGGCGCTTGCGCAttgctggcggcggcggcccccggcggcGCGCGCACGGCCTGGGGCGCAGGCGCAGTAGCCACGGGTGGGCGGGGCCCGGCGCTAAGGGCCGCGGCGAGAGGGGCGGGGCCATCCGGGGCGGGCGCCCCGTGCGCCTGCGCCGCCCGTGCCCGCCCCCTCCCTCGCCTTTGTTCGGGGTTGGGCGCCATTTTGCGCGGCGGCTGAGTGGAGGCGCTGATTGGGTTTCGGGGGCCGGTAGCGGAGCCAATCAGCGCGGGACCCGAACCGGGGGAGCGAGGCACGGTGAGTGCGAGCAGCCAATATGGAGCCCCCGAGCGCCGGCCCCAGCGCCGGGATTGGCGGGGCCGAGTGACCAGTCAGGAGGCCGCTcgcagggccggggccggccggccgggcgCTGGGGGAGGCGAGGGGACGGGGCCCGGCTCctccgggggtggcgggggggcgcACCGGGACGGGAGGGGtcggggcggccgggccccgggAGGAGAGGGCCTGGGATGGGGGCGGGCGGAGCGTACCGGGAGGTGCGGGCGCGGGGCCGAGGGTGGCAGCGGCGGAGGAGAAGGCGCGGCCGCGGCCTGGGCGGCTGAGGGGAGGCGCGCGGCGGGCCCGGCCTCCCGTGGCGGGGACAGGCCTTGCCCGTGCGGGGCCGCTGGGACGGGAGCCGGCAGGGCCCCGCCCTCGACCggccgggcggggggagcggagcgggcgaGCCTCCCTCTCCGGCCCTGCTGACAGATGGGCCGCGGGCAGCCCGGgctgcccctcctcctcctccccccaccccccgcccttcctcctcctcctcctctccgccTTGCccgggggaggtggggggaagcTGCCGAGTGTGCGCCAAGGGCAGGTCGCTGCCCCCCTTCCTCTTTGCCAGCGTGCCGGTGAAGCGGGTGTGGACGctccccctcccgcctcccctAAACGCCAAATGTCGCCAACCATGTGCTCCTCAGTGAGGACGAGCAGCCCTTTTTGGGGAGCGAGGGGTCCCGGTGCTACCGTGCTTTCTCCTCCGTGAGCTGCAGGACGCTGCCTCGCCCGCCTGAGCACGGCGCGGCGTGCTCTGCCCGCCGAGAAAATCCCCAGGTCTGAGGCTttctgcagtaaaataaaaaCGTCCCTGGATGAACTCCCTGACTTGCAGGTTTCATAAGAAGGTCAGAAACGAAATCTGGGTACCACACGTTTTATTCTGCCGGACAGGGGGAGATAAGACTGTGGCCAGGTTGTGTGGTTTAGTTTAATCCTGTCTTTGGCTTTATGTGGGTGTCTGTCCTCCACTGGTGTCCTTGGAGGACAACGATCATCTGCACAACTGACAGGGTCTGCCCTAGAAACTGCGGCTAATTTAGTAACGTTTGCGGGTGCAGCACGTTTTAAAATGATGCTTTCAAGCTAGCTCAAGTCCTAGCACAGTTAATCATTCTAGTTCTTAGTGTAGTTTATTCGCTGAGGCAACTGTTGTTGATGGAGCTTCTATAGcctcatatatatatatcaattTATGCTGATAGAACTAGAACACAGTCATTCTCAGTGCAGGCAAGGGcctggtgaggaggagctggctGGTGAGATCAGCTGTGGGAGGAGCATGCCATTGAAGTAGATCACTGATCTTTAAAATTTAACTTTGATACAGTAAAGCCAGTGCTCTGTGTTTTAATGAAGGCAATGAAATAATCCCTTGGAGGACTGTGATCAAGCGCGTGTAAAATCTTCTGTTTGTAACTGGCTAGCCACAGCTGGTGCAGAGTCAGGATTACAATGCTGCTAATATTTtaagtaaacaagacagaagctTGATACCAGAGTCTGTGAAGAAGCATTTCCAAGTAGAAGTATGCCCGTGCTTGATTGCTGGTTGTGGCATTAAGGAAACCACAGAACCTTTTGCAAATACGGTTCACTGGCAACCTGTGCTTGCTACTGAAATACTTCCCTGAAGAATGAAATGTGGGAACTGTTTTCTGACAGGCCCACAGGCGTTTAGGGCAGAAGTATGCAGTGTAAAATTGAAATGAGAACCTTAGTAGAGAGTATCATCTTCAGAAAGattatttatcttttattctgATAGGCTATGAAAAACTGCTACTAAATGGGCCAAGGGTAGttaaaattgcattaaaatgtaGTGCCTTTCAGTGCTGTGCCACGCTATCTTTGTGATTTCTAGGATTAGTGTCATTACATCCTTACCCTGAACAAAAGATTTGATAGGGACTGAGAAGGTTCTTACGTTATTATGGCTATTATGCCCACTATAATGAACATGCTTCTGGTCTGTCACGCTACATactggtttattatttatttttgtaggtAAGTGACATTTGGCGTTaatcaaagcaagaaaacaacaaaatgtaAAATCATTGTGTGTTTTCTTACGCCATGGTGACGAGTAagttgctgaaaaaaatgaagtattaaGATAAATGCCAGATATCGAAGTGAAAAGGATGTTTTAAAGAGCAGGAAGTGCAAAGGGTGTCATTACGGTAGTAACCACAGCAACTGCTACAGTTAAAGTTGTGAATAAATTTTGTGTGCATTTCTGTGAAAACTGAAGGAGCCTGGGGTTTTGTTGCCTTAGACTTCGAAGATGTTATAGGCTGCTTTTTCACTAATGTAACAGGTACTTGTTCAGTCATAGCATAAATCAAATACCTCAGTAAAAGTAAGAATTCTTGCCTTGCTGATCAACTGAGAAGTGAGGGAGAAGGAGGCAATGGAACCAAGTATTTTATTTCAACAGTGTTCTTCATATGTGTAGGCAAGGGTCCAAGAAACGAGAGGCAGTAAAAGGCTGGAAGCAGCGAGAAGTCTGCTGGctcttttcaaaatatataaaagtaGGGAGAGAAGAAAGACATGTGAGGGAGTGCTGCATAGCTGGGGAAAGAGAGACAGTTTCACCTAGCTTTGTTGAATTCTTGAAAGGTAGTTTGGTTTTACACGTAAACTTTGtattttgtgagtttttttaGTGATAACTCCTCTTCCCAATATGCCATGTAGGCAGCTGTCTGTAGCCCAGAATACACAGACTCGAGGGGTAAAACATGAAGACAAATAGGTTCATAGGTACTATTTGATTCACTGAAGATAATGACAGAATTGAGGTTGAGATACTTTTTTCTCAGTCATGTTATGTGCTCTTGAAATTAGAATTCTAGTTTTGTTACTCAATGAAAGTAAGGTGACATTATGAAAGAGGCAGGTCTTTGATTAAACAGCAGCTCTTACAGTGTCATTCTGACCTCAGTGTCAGCAGATGGTTTGCTTTCCAGGTATTGCGGAGTAATACTGATCTTCAAACCTTAGGACAATAATCACATGCTTTTTTAACTTGTCTTGCCAGATACACGGACTGAGGTGTGCCTTTTACCCTCTTGGAAGTGAAGCGCTATGGAGCAGTACACAGCAAATAGTAACAGTTCCACGGAGCAGATCGTTGTGCAGGCTGGACAGATTCAGCAGCAGGTATGGAAAGTGATAACGGGTGAGCTGGCATTGCCAGTGCTGAGTTACAAATCTGTTTGTACTTCTCAGAGTTTCACAGAACCAGGAAGATGCTTCATGATACTGTCTGGGTATATGTTTACCTGACCTTTGTCACCCGGTCAGTGATCTGACTTGCCTTGAAGTCagagtaaatatatttttctaaaatatttattaaattaataaaattgcaGGTATACAGGTTACCAAATTTCAGTGTAGTAAGGAGTTTGAAAACTGGTAGTGGTATGAAGAAAGTAACAAAACCTCTCTGCAAACAGGAAACAATTAATCCAAACAAGTTGTCCACAAGGAACAATGTAGATTCCCCCCCACACTGAAACAGGTTTTGTTCAAGGCCATAGAGGCCTTCTCTAGGCTTAAAAGAAGTTGTTTTTGAGATCTGTTCTTTTACAGGCTGATCAAAAAGAACAGACAGTACAGGAATTGCAACAAAACATGTAGCTTTGGATGAATTCTTCCATTCTAGAAAGAAGTTTCTAATTCATATTATAATGTGCAGATGAGAcgactgtttggggttttttttaagggctTAGagatttttgctgttgttttcattCAGATACAGTAATGCATTTTCCGATGAGCTGTGTTGCTGATGAGTTTTTGTTGTATCTTACGTTAGTTCTAGTTTGAGGCAAGAGGAGTTTCTTAGTTTGTCATGAAAATGAATGAGCCATTGGATTATGTTTTCAGTGAGATACACTTCGCTTTGTCTTCATCCCATTTGAGTGTTTGATAGTGGGACCAGCTTCTTCCATTGAATTTAGTTGAAGTTGACTATTTCAGTAAGAATAAGATTGTACTTGaggttaaaaataatatattaagaaTTATCAAAAATACCTGCTTCCAACAGGTAACCaaaaatttatttggttttattgaTGTTTTGTAGgtaaaaaggagataaaaacaTAGCTTGGCTTGTGTAATTGTGATGGTTTGACCCAATACAGTAATTTTTAGTACATGCTCTTAAAGTCTGTGTTGTCTTtgacatgaaatatttttctaaaatttttttcagtaggCCTGTTGTAGTACAGCTTTTAGTAGAGAGATGTCCTTCATCTCCCAAAACACTAAGACAGTTAATGCAGATTATTTTGGGACTCTTACTAAAGAGGCTAAAGATAGAAAAGGCTTTTAGATTTCACCGCTCTTGCAACCTCTCAAGATTGTCCTTCAAGGTCAGTGGTGGGAAGACATTGATGCAGGGTGACATAGATGAAGCTTAGACTGTAGTCATCTGTGCTGTTCTTCTGTACAGAAAGCAATTTATGGCCTTTGTTGTAACTAACAGGTCTGACAAAAATTTGGAATCCCCTCACAGGAAGAAATCTGGTCTGTGAAACATTAAGCAGAAAGGTAGCAGTCTAAAACAACGAAGCTGAGATTTTAAATTCTGCAAAACAATCTCTCGTTTTTTTGTAAGTGACTTTTGTTTGGGATATTGAAGCCTGCCGGTATCATATGCGGTTGCGTTGGTATTCCATTCTTAGGTTTGCTAAACGTATTCACATTCCTTATGTTCCAAGAGCAGTGtgtttgaattttaaattcacCCTCTTCCAGCAAAGTGTCGTTGTCTCTTGTCGGAGCTGTGCATTTCCATGTTTCAAGCTATTCCTGTTCCtattcccagcagcagggtggtgTCACTGCTGTCCAGTTGCAGACTGAGGCCCAGGTGGCATCCGCCTCAGGCCAGCAAGTCCAGACCCTCCAGGTAGTGGTGATCTCTCTAATTGTGTTTGTGAGCACTGCATGACTCTCACCATTGCCACATATCTAATGCTGTGTTTTTTCCAGGGTTTGAAATAGGAACAGGAGAATTTGTTAGCAGCAGTATCTGTGCTTTATACTAGCTGTAGGCTTTTCCATGAAGAGCGTGGGATTATAGCTTTTCATTGGATCTCAGGTGCATGCCTGAAACCCTGATGCATTCATGAATTCCTGCTGCTGTAATTCTGAAAGTAAAGAGTGGTTGAAATGggacttaaaaggaaaaaacaccaaGATGAGGAAGCAACAGGCAAGAGGTATATCCCAAAGATTTCCTGTAGTTCAAAGAGATTAGATTTCTGCTATCTACTGTGAGTAGTTCTGTGTCTTCACTACATGAAAgacagagaggtggtggatgacCCATGAGCGAAACGTTTTCAACTTTGATGAAAAAGGGCACCTGGGGACAATATTGGCCTCTGTGAGACTGAGATCCGATTTCTTATTTATGTGTGAACAACACAGGGAGATCCAGCAGAAATATGTATCCTAACAGTAAATACATCACAAATTGGAAAGAAATGCAAGGTTATTTCAAACCCTGATTTGTTTCAATACGAAGTATTTTCTCTCTTGAAAACTTAATTTCATTAGCTTACATAGGAGGCTTTTAAAGGGGTTGATAAGCCCTGGGTGGCTGTAGCAGTTTAGCATTTTCCActcagtgttttggttttgtgtgttttttaattcttcagaggAGAGTTCCAAGAGGCCAGAATGGTCTTGCCGGGTGTAAAGTTGAACACAGCATTTATGTTCAGAGTTAAAATATGAAAAGCTGGCTGACTGAATTGCCCGGGTCACTGCGGCCTCCTGGTCGTTGTTATGTGCctccccctcttctttttctttttctttttttggcttgcTCTTAATACATTAACAAGAATCTTGGAAtgcatcatttttctttctgcttattgGATATTGTACTGCTGACTGTGCTTCTCTGGCTGACACGAGCATGCTTATCTCTCTCTCTGTTGTAATTCAAAACAAGTCCTACCAATTTTGTTAGGGACTTGTATGCAGTAGTTACAAGGTTGAGGAACAGAACAGTGTCGCAAGGGTATTAGGTGACCTGTAAAGTCACAATATTCTATGTAGGGCATTGATCACTGTGGTTGTTTCCATGGATGTGTTAGCATATAATTCACTAAGGTATTTGAACTATGCAAAGCGAAGCTTTTTTTAGGTAGTTCAGTATGTGCTGAAAATCCTTACTGAAGTTTAGCCTGGTATTATACAGTGGTTGGAGAGTGAGCGTTCGCTATTGCATATTCTTGACATTTCCAAGTAGAAAACCCAagaacttggtggggtttttttttatcatgTTGTGTTGCTCTGGTTTCTAAACAACTCAGAGCATGGTGAAGAGGGATTACCTAGTTCATAAGACTCATTTCACATTCAAAGTGTGGAGGTGTGCTATTTTCAGAGATACATTTAGGGAGGCTTGGGTATGTAGTGGTTGAGGATGTTTAAACAGAGGGGTTTTCCCCTTGCTTTTCTTCCCATTGGCCTTTTTCCTAGTAACCAGAGACATACCTGGTCTCTGTATGTCTCTGACAGACAGTCCAGAGACTCTGACACCGAATTGATAAATCTGCTGTAAACTTAGCAGCAGCCACTTCTTGGCCCAATAGATTTTCCTTCACTCTTCCTTACTGAACTGCATTTTGTGTTGTGACATTTATAATTTCACTTAATGTCATGACATGAATAACATGATTCAATAACATGAAAAGGTTCTCAGAGAACATCACATGCTCTGTATCAGTTAGGAAGTGTAAGCATGTAGTTGGAGAGAGTTGAAGCTACCTCAGAAACTCTGTCAGAGTAGCTCCTTTAGAGCTTTCTTGTTAGGAACCCCAGTTAAAGATTAATAATAGTTATGTGGATAATGAAGTTTCTTTTATTACACTTTGCTCTTGGCCTGTGCATGAAGGAAGTTATGTGTCTGGAAAATTTAGCCATGCTTTTCATGCTTTATTGCAAGTAGACTTGGAAGTTTTGCTTAGACTGCAACAGAAAAGGATAATTTACTAAATTCAGTAGCACATCATGGAAAAAGTTTTAGAATCTAAAGATATTTGATGTTGATTACGAGCCCAGGTTAGTGACTGTTGCCCAGTTTCCCTGGTCACCGCATTAAAATAGGTAAGCGTTTAGCCTCATGTGGCAGCCACTTCAGTTTCTAGCTTTGTGTCACCAGActttttcattgttctgtttgttttttctcctctttcctagGTCCAGGGTCAACCACTGATGGTACAAGTGAGCGGAGGTCAGCTGATCACATCAACTGGCCAGCCGATCATGGTGCAGGCTGTGCCCGGGGGTCAGGGCCAGACAATCATGCAGGTCCCAGTTTCTGGAACACAGGGACTGCAGCAGGTGAGAACCCTAattttatttaagataaaatgCGGAGAATAAACTGTGATGTTCTCACCTTGTCAGATAGTACGTTTGCCTCAGCACTCTTAAAATAAACGGGGCAAAGACGGTTGTTCTCCAGCTATGGATCTGGCAGTGAGCTGCGGGTTAAGAATGCAATGAAAGTTCTTTGTGTAtatgatttttgtattttatggGAATGTGCAAACCTTTTAAATGAAGTCCATTAAAATACAGCTGcagttggtttgtgttttttttagttgagtttggatttttttaaattcttattttaacTGGCCCTTGCAGTATAGTTGGTGATCTGGTGCCTACTCAGATTTATGGCTcagaaagaggatttttttttttaaattattatttaagaaaGCTTCTTGAAAAGAACTCTTGTGCTGAGTTCATTTAATGTAAGAAGGTGAAATTTAAACATTTCAGTTGCACCAAAGGTAATACTGTAGAAGGAAGAGAAGATGGATTTTATTAGAAgcaatttttgaaatatttgtctAAAAGACAGTTTTTAAATTTGAACAGGTGCTCAAAGTATGTCCctcaaaagcaaaaggaagagctGTAACAGTGGCTTAATGAAAGTGCTCTAGTGATTTGAGAATGGGATTTAGGAATCAAGTTCAACACAGTCCAGGAAGGCACATGAGATCTTGGTGTTGCAAGAGGTTTATTTagtgtttatttaaaatttcttttgttgaAAGATGTTATATTTTGTGTTAGGTTCTTTACAGTCTGGTGGTTGGAGGAAAAATCCTTAACTGGGTTTTTAAGCACAAGCTTTGAACCATAATCtagttcctctttttttaatctaagaAATGTTCCACATTGGTGGAAAaacttttctgcaaagctgaagACAACTTTTATATATATCCAGGAGTACTTCTGTATGCTGGATTATTAACACTCTACAGATATCTTAAATATTAgctctcttatttttttctttcacctgagTATTATTATTCCTAGTTCCATGtgaatgatttatttcttttgaccGTTTTATTGTGTAAGCAGTGCAGAACTGCTAGGGCATAATGACACTAGCATGTTATGTTTCCTCTATTCTGTATGGTTGTGACTGCTGTGTCACAGGGAGGAATAAATTAAaactcttcattttaaaatgaaaaagagaagaatcagTGCTTTCTTTCTTTGCAACGGTAAATCATCCTCAGAGATGATTTGGTAATGCTGAGGCCAAGGAGGGAGAAATAAGAGGTATAGTTAATGTTCCTTTCTGACTCTTTCTTCCACAGATTCAGTTGGTCCAGCCAGG
This window of the Athene noctua chromosome 23, bAthNoc1.hap1.1, whole genome shotgun sequence genome carries:
- the OARD1 gene encoding ADP-ribose glycohydrolase OARD1 isoform X2, translating into MATHFSKDQEERIKCVKGDLFSCPQTDALAHCISEDCRMGAGIAVLFKKKFGGVQELLDQQKKTGEVAVLQREDRYIYYLITKKKVSHKPTYENMRKSLEAMKAHCLNNGVTDISMPRIGCGLDRLDWNKVSAILGEVFEDTDIKITVYTL
- the OARD1 gene encoding ADP-ribose glycohydrolase OARD1 isoform X1, producing MWGALGRGFGAPASARRIVLRAVPAAAGVFTIAHVTMATHFSKDQEERIKCVKGDLFSCPQTDALAHCISEDCRMGAGIAVLFKKKFGGVQELLDQQKKTGEVAVLQREDRYIYYLITKKKVSHKPTYENMRKSLEAMKAHCLNNGVTDISMPRIGCGLDRLDWNKVSAILGEVFEDTDIKITVYTL